The Kordia sp. SMS9 DNA window TGAAACATTTATGTTTGTCCATCCTAACGCATCTAATTGTGCTTCGTTGGTGATTGATTGGAAATCTTCTTCAAAAATTGTCGTTGCAGAAGAAACTGGTCCTTCACATTCTAACAAGTTAGGATCACAACGAACCGTTTCTGTAAAGTTGATATCTGTCAATGTGTTAATTACTAAAACGTTGGTATCGTCTCCAAAATCTCTAGTGAAAACTCCTTGAATAGTTCCTTTGTTTTCGTCGATTGTCAACGATTTGAAGTCTGCAAATGTACTTGTTTGTAAAGCAATCAATCCAGAATTGTCACACTCTTCAATTGTTCTAAATCCGTCAAAGTTATCAGAAGCTTCTCCTGCATACGTTAATCCAAGATCATTTCTACTGAATTGTACGCTTTCAAATTGAACGAAAGTATTTTCATCCGCAGATGTCAACTCGCCAATTGTAGTTACTTTTGGTGTAATTTGAGCTACTTCAGTACCACGAACTACGAAATTTTCCAATTCAAATGGTTGAATTTGATCAATATCGTTTCCATTTGGAATTCCGATTGCATACACACCATTTTCAACTCCAATAGCCAAACCATTCATTTTGATATAAATTTTTCTACCAAATTCATAGCTATTTGATAAAGCTGCTTGGTTAATATCTACGCGGAAACCTAATCGTGGGTCAGCATCTGGGTTTGATGCATCTTTTTTATTTTGAACTACTAGTTCTTCAAAGAAGTTTCCAGCTTTGTCGCTAGATACAACATATCCTTCAATGATGATTTCTGCTTCATCAGTTGCAATTACTGCAATTTCCTCACCATCTCCAACTGCTTGTTGGTATCGTGCTACCATGTTTTGAAAAGTAGAAGTTGCGGTTAATCCTGGATCAACAGCCGTTGTTCCGTTAGGAATTGCAAATTCATCGTCTTGAACACAAGAAGTAATACCTAATCCTATAGTGAAGACCGCTATTAAACTAAAAATTTTATTTGCTTTCATCTGTTTATTTTTATTATTCTGCGCTATCTAAAGATACGCAATCTTTATTTTTTTTGTTTTGTTTAGAATCTAAAATATAAGTTTAAGAAATAGGTTCTTCCTCTACCATACCAGTATCTGTTACCAAATACTCTAGTTGGCAATGCAGAATCATCTCTTAATTCTCTGAAGTTAGCATTTCTTCCTTGCTCAAAACCTCCAGTTCTGTACTCTTTGTCAAATACGTTGTTGATACTTGCAAAGAAACCAACATAATAGTCACCTAGTTTCCATGATTTTCCACCCACTAAGTTTACCAACATGTAATCGTCAAATTGTTCTTGTTGTAATAATTCACGTGCCAATTCTGGATCGTAATCATTAAATACTTGTCCATCAAAGTCAGTGTAGAAGTTACTACTTCTTTGCAATGGACTTACGTCGATGTATGCATTTGAGAAAAAGTTACTTGTAGCTCCAAACCACCAGTAATCTGGATCTCTATATTCAAATCCTACCGAGAACGCTCTTTGTGGTCCTCCAGCAATTCTATAATCTTTTAATTCTACTTGACCAAAGTCTAGCTTTCCATCCACAAAACCAGCAGCTCTTGCATCTTGATTGTCTTCTGTAGTTACAAATAAGTTTGGATTGTTGGCAAATGTAAATTGACCTAAAGACGCTACACCTTTTAATTTGATGGTTGATGTAATTTGTGCTTCAAGACCTAACTCTCCACCAATATGCTGTCTGTCTACACCTTGTAAAATTTCTTGTACAAACGCTTGATTGTCTCCTCCAATACCGTCGGCAAAGAAGAAAGAGATTTCGTTTGCATCTTCCATTTTTGTATAATACCCAGTTAATCTCGCTTTCACGATTGGTGAACGGTAGATGTAACTTGCATCAAATGATGTAATTTTTTCTTCCGTAATGTCTGGTACGATATTGTTGTTTTCTCTTGAGTTTGAGAATGTGTTACGAATAGATGGTGCTCTGGTTACATATCCAGCATTGAAATCAAATAAGTGACGCCCTGTTAATTTATAGGTCAATCCACCTTTGGCTCCAAAACCAGTAAATGATAGTTTTTCACTTTTCCCAAGTGAATTTGTTGGGAAACCACCATTTCTATACAATCCTTCACGTTGATAAGTTGTGTTTTTTACACTAGCACCTACAAAGAAATCTACTTTTTTGTATTTAAATTGTGCTTGCGCAAAACCTCCAATCGTATTGGAACGAATTTCAAAATTGTAACGGAAACGATCGCCTTCTGTCACAACTCTATTAGGATTGTTTAAATCGTTTTGTACCGCTCCAGGATCTACATCTAAATCACTTGCAAAAGGATCTACATCTAAATATCCTGTTCCTCCTAATAAATCTGTTATTTCCGCAAAGTTTTCAGAAACTAAGGAAGTAAAGTTCACATTTGCATTAAATGTAATATTGTCGTTAATGGCTGTATTTAAGATTGTATTTGCCGTAAATTGTCTGTCATCTGCTCTGTCTTCGTATACAATATTAACGGCGTTTCCACCATTTACCAAGTTATTTTGGTTGGCAATGTACAAGGCATTCCAATCAAGTTGTCCGTCATTTACAAACGCTTCTTGCGCTTGAAAAGCTAACAATGGATTGTCGGGGAAGTTTCTTGTAAAGTAACTTGGTAAATTTTGGTAGTACGTAGGACTTGGATTTGCAGCGTTTCCAATTGGGAAACCACTTCCTGGATCAATATCCGTTCCTCCAAAGTCTAAACGACTTCTACCTTGCTCACCAAATTGGTATGCTATGTTTGTATTTAACGTTGTATTTTCTGCAATGTCCCAATAGTGATTTAACATCAAAATTGGCTCAATAACTCTACGTACTCTTGAATTACGCTTTTCTCCATCCTGGTATCCCCAAAATTCGTTGTAACGAATTCCTTTTAAGTCAAATACTTCTTGTGTATTTGCAGAAGATAAACCTCTTCTATTTGGCGCATAGATTCCTGTAAAGTTAAGACTGTGGTTGTCGTTTATTTGTTTTTCAACGGAAAGGAATAAAGAATTTGCATCGTAGAAAGTACCGTCGTTAAAACCTTCATCTCCCCATCTTCTTCCTGCTGAAATTGTATACGCCCATCCACTTTCGAGTAAACCAGAAGAATAGGTTGCTATAATTCTATTGGTATAACTTCTATCTGAAGATGAATAGGTTACCCTACCACCTTCTCTGTATTGAGAAGCTCTTGTGTTGATGTTTGTCGTTCCTAAAATTCCTCCAAATGTGTAATCAGAAGCGGTTAAACCATTTGTAAGTTCTTGATTTCTTACAACATCATTCAATCCTCCCCAATTACTCCACTGTGGTCTTCCGTTGAACGCTTTGTTCATTTCAATACCATTGATAAGTACAGTTCCATTTTCCGAGTCTAAACCTCTTACTCTGAAGAAAGTTGCTCCGAACTCAAAAGCCGCAGTACGTAAGAAGACATCTCTTGACGATTGTAATAATCCTGAGATGTTGTCTGCTGCCGTTGAATCATCATTCAATTCATCATCTGTCAATGCTAAAAGGGTAACATCTTCTTGGATGAATTTCTTTAACAAGATTGTACCTAAGTCAAGTGTTTGACCGTCGGTAACCGTTACGGGCATTCTCAAAACTGAATATCCGTCTTTGGTAAATACGATATCCACTTTGCCTGCCGCAACATCTGTTAACTTAAAAGCTCCTGATGCATCAGTAACAACCTCTTTGTTGTTATTCCCCGCAACTGAAACTAAAACATTTTGAATTGCATCATCGGTATTGGCATCAAGTACGATTCCCGTAATTGAATTTTGTCCACTGACAAACCAAACTGATAGCAACCCAAATAAAAAAATAAGTTTTTTCATACTGTAATTTGCAATTAATTATTATTCGAGTTTAAAAAATCTTTAATAACGACGCGCAAATGTACATTTTTTATAATTAATACCTACTTTTGGTCTATCTTTTGTATAGATTGTTTAAGATAACATAACATTCACTAAATGAAAAACCTTAAATCCCTAGTATTACTAGCCTTTTTACTAGTGTTTACCCATTCTTGGGCACAGAAAAAGAAGCAGTATAAAGTACAAACAATTGCATTTTATAACGTAGAAAACTTGTTTGACACTATTAATGACCCGTTGAAAGACGACGAGAAGAGTCCGATGATGGAAATTCAAAAAGATCGTTCGAAGATTTATGAAGATAAACTTTCAAAACTTGCCCGTGTCATTTCTGATATTGGCTACGATGTTTCGAGAACTACACCTGCTATTTTAGGAGTTGCGGAAGTTGAAAATAAGAAAGTATTGGAAGACTTGATTGCGCATCCTAAGTTGAAAGATTCTGATTATGGCATTATTCACTTCGATTCACCAGATAAACGTGGAATTGATGTTGGATTGCTATATAAGCAAGGCGTTTTTCAACCGCATAGCTTTTCAAAACATCCTTTGTATATATATAATGGTGATAAGCGAGTGTACACAAGAGATCAATTGTTGGTTTCTGGTGTGTTAGATGGTGATGAAGTCCATATTATTGTAAATCACTGGCCATCACGAAGCGGTGGAGAAGCTAGAAGTAGACCAAAACGTGTAAAAGCTGCCGAACTGAATAAACGCATTATTGATTCTTTACAAAATGCTGACAAACATGCCAAGATTTTTACGATGGGCGACATGAACGATGATCCTTTTAATGTAAGCATGAAAGAGGTTTTGAAAACCAAAGAAGATCGTAAAGATGTGAAAGGAAAAGATTTGTTCAACCCAATGGAAGCAATGGCAAAAGAAGGAAACGGAACGCTTGCGTATAGAGATGGCTGGAATTTGTTTGATCAGAT harbors:
- a CDS encoding DUF5689 domain-containing protein translates to MKANKIFSLIAVFTIGLGITSCVQDDEFAIPNGTTAVDPGLTATSTFQNMVARYQQAVGDGEEIAVIATDEAEIIIEGYVVSSDKAGNFFEELVVQNKKDASNPDADPRLGFRVDINQAALSNSYEFGRKIYIKMNGLAIGVENGVYAIGIPNGNDIDQIQPFELENFVVRGTEVAQITPKVTTIGELTSADENTFVQFESVQFSRNDLGLTYAGEASDNFDGFRTIEECDNSGLIALQTSTFADFKSLTIDENKGTIQGVFTRDFGDDTNVLVINTLTDINFTETVRCDPNLLECEGPVSSATTIFEEDFQSITNEAQLDALGWTNINVSGGSERYEDSSFSGDTYMKISAFGTGESPLEAWLVTPAINLDATTQEELSFEISANFETGTILEAFITNAYTGDPLTTEWTVLDANIPVGGSGFGSFVGSNINISCLDGDVHVAFKYLGADGGAETRYHIDDVKVTGM
- a CDS encoding carboxypeptidase regulatory-like domain-containing protein, yielding MKKLIFLFGLLSVWFVSGQNSITGIVLDANTDDAIQNVLVSVAGNNNKEVVTDASGAFKLTDVAAGKVDIVFTKDGYSVLRMPVTVTDGQTLDLGTILLKKFIQEDVTLLALTDDELNDDSTAADNISGLLQSSRDVFLRTAAFEFGATFFRVRGLDSENGTVLINGIEMNKAFNGRPQWSNWGGLNDVVRNQELTNGLTASDYTFGGILGTTNINTRASQYREGGRVTYSSSDRSYTNRIIATYSSGLLESGWAYTISAGRRWGDEGFNDGTFYDANSLFLSVEKQINDNHSLNFTGIYAPNRRGLSSANTQEVFDLKGIRYNEFWGYQDGEKRNSRVRRVIEPILMLNHYWDIAENTTLNTNIAYQFGEQGRSRLDFGGTDIDPGSGFPIGNAANPSPTYYQNLPSYFTRNFPDNPLLAFQAQEAFVNDGQLDWNALYIANQNNLVNGGNAVNIVYEDRADDRQFTANTILNTAINDNITFNANVNFTSLVSENFAEITDLLGGTGYLDVDPFASDLDVDPGAVQNDLNNPNRVVTEGDRFRYNFEIRSNTIGGFAQAQFKYKKVDFFVGASVKNTTYQREGLYRNGGFPTNSLGKSEKLSFTGFGAKGGLTYKLTGRHLFDFNAGYVTRAPSIRNTFSNSRENNNIVPDITEEKITSFDASYIYRSPIVKARLTGYYTKMEDANEISFFFADGIGGDNQAFVQEILQGVDRQHIGGELGLEAQITSTIKLKGVASLGQFTFANNPNLFVTTEDNQDARAAGFVDGKLDFGQVELKDYRIAGGPQRAFSVGFEYRDPDYWWFGATSNFFSNAYIDVSPLQRSSNFYTDFDGQVFNDYDPELARELLQQEQFDDYMLVNLVGGKSWKLGDYYVGFFASINNVFDKEYRTGGFEQGRNANFRELRDDSALPTRVFGNRYWYGRGRTYFLNLYFRF
- a CDS encoding endonuclease/exonuclease/phosphatase family protein — its product is MKNLKSLVLLAFLLVFTHSWAQKKKQYKVQTIAFYNVENLFDTINDPLKDDEKSPMMEIQKDRSKIYEDKLSKLARVISDIGYDVSRTTPAILGVAEVENKKVLEDLIAHPKLKDSDYGIIHFDSPDKRGIDVGLLYKQGVFQPHSFSKHPLYIYNGDKRVYTRDQLLVSGVLDGDEVHIIVNHWPSRSGGEARSRPKRVKAAELNKRIIDSLQNADKHAKIFTMGDMNDDPFNVSMKEVLKTKEDRKDVKGKDLFNPMEAMAKEGNGTLAYRDGWNLFDQIVMSAPLLKKDFSEYRYYKAGIYNKTYLSNKRGRYKGYPFRSFAGGSYTGGYSDHFPVYVHVIKEVK